The genome window CGCGACGAGCGCGCCCATAGCCATGCAAGCGCACCCTGCGTCAGCGTGCGACCGTCTTCGGTCAGCAGATCGCGGACCGCTTCCAGACGGGCGGCAAATTCAGGAGCGATCTTGCCCTCCTTGAAGTAGATCATCCAGCCGAGGCTTGCGCCACGCACATCCTTCTCGCCGACCGTTTTGTCAGGCGTGAACTTGCCGCTGAGCAACCCCATGGCGAGCGGACCGCGATTGATGGAAATCAGGCCATTGCGCTCGATGATATCGATCATCGCCGAAGCCGGCTCGAAGACATTCATCGTATGCTGGATCGACACGAATCCCGCGCGATGCAGATGACGTGCGGCACGATCCGGATGGTCCGTGCTCCAGCCGAAAGCGTCGATCTTGCCTTCGTCCTTTAGCCTTTCCAGCGTTTCAAATACCTCGTCCGACGCTTCGAGCGGAAAATCGTTGAGATGGAACTGCAACAGGTCCAAACGATCGCGGCGCAGCCGGCGCAAGGACGTCTCGGCGGACTGCCGGATGAAGGCCGGGTCGGCGAAAGCGCCGATCGCTTGTTTGGTCTTCTCGTCCGTCGCGGAGCCGAATTTGGTGGCGATGACGATGTCGCCTCGATTGCCAATCGCCCGACCTAACACCTCTTCGGAATGCCCAGCCCCATAATTCGAGGCGGTATCGAAGAAGCGAATGCCGAGATCCACCGCCCGCTCGATAGCACGGATCGATTCATCGTCATCGACATCGCCCCAGCCAAGTGGAACGTCGCCGGCATAAAACGGCCCGCCGATCGCCCAGCATCCCATGCCGAGGCGCGGAATCTCGCGGCCATTCCAGAGAACCATTGTGGTAGCATTGTCGGGTTCAGTCAGCATGTCATCCTCCGCGATCGTTTGCCGTTGCGGGGAGAGATAGGGGCAGCTGCCCGAGTGGCAAACAGCCAAATCTGCAGGGTATTTTTCACGGATGAAAAACGGTCGTTGGCGGCTACCCGATGGGAAAACTCCGCATTGAATGTATGACCACAGCACTCAGCCGGCATTATCCGCTCCGACGTTTCCGCAAATACCGGCAACAAGCGAGCGGAACCATTGGTGAGCGGGATGGGTGTGAACGCGTTCATGCCACACGAGCTTATAGACCAGCTTCTCGGCCTCGAAAGGAAGATGACGAACGACCAATCCATGCTGGGAGACGAGCGATCGGCCATGTCCGTTGATGAATCCGCTGGGCACACAGGTCATCAGGTCGCTTCCCGCGACAATGCGCAGCGCATCGACAAAATGGTTGACGACGACGGCGATTGTCCTTGTGCGACCATGCAGGCTCAACCAGCCATCGATCACGCCCAAATCCATCCCCGATGGCGTCACCAGCACATGCGAAGCTGCGACGAACTGATCAAGGTCCATCTCTCCCTCTAATGCATGTCCTCGCCGCATCACGCACATGTAGTGATCTGTCCGAAGCCCCTGAACATGGATGTCTCGTGGGAGCGACGGAAACATACCGACGGCGCAGTCAAGCGTGCCACGCTCTATCCCCTCAAGAGAGCTCGCATTGGTATGGAAAGAAAATGCCAAGCGGGCATAGGGTGACATCGCGCGCAGCTTCAGCGCAATGCCGCAGACCGCTTCCTCGGCAAGGCTATCCGTAACGGCAATTCGGAAGCTGGTCGGGTCCGAGCGCGGGTCGAATTGCTCCGGTGCGATTGAGGCTCTGATGACCGCGAGCGAACGGTGAAGCTCGGGCCAAATGGCGAGCATCCGTGAGGTTGGCTGAACGCCGTCCGCAACTTTTAGGAAAAGTTGGTCGTGCGTCAATTTTCGGGCGCGCCGAAGCGCGTTGCTGACTGCTGGCTGGCTCATCGACAGACTGGCTGCGGCTCGCGTCACGTTCCGCTCCAGCATAATCGCTTCAATGACCACCAGCAGGTTGAGATCAAGCCGCATGTTATTCACCACGATGATAATCGTGCCCTCTAAATCTAAATTGGACGATTCAAACCTTTTGGGCAACTGTATCGACAAGAGCCAGAACGATGATGTCCTGCATCGGAGATAAGGCTGCGACAGACAACTGCGCAATATACTGCGAGGATTTATCTCATGAATGATGCTCCTGCCGGAGACCTGTTGCCGAAGCTGACCGGTAAGATCAGCCCCGATCGTATTCGTCTGATGCGGGCGCCACGTCCGCCGCATGGCCTCATCGAGAAGTTCAAACGCATCCCCGATGCGACGAGCGTGGTCGCCGACGTCATGGACGAGCTGGGCATCACCGGCGCTATCGGAGCATCGGTTCTCAAGCCGACCCTGCCGAACGCAAGCATCGTCGGGCCGGCCCTGACCGTGCGCAATATCATGCAACGCGACCATGTCTACGAAACTGCCCGCAACCATGTGAACCGCATGGCGGAGTTCGAGGCTCACAATCTGGCGCTGCCTGGTGACGTCGTCGTCATCGATGGTGTTGCCGGCATATCCAACATGGGCGGCATTTCGGCGCAGACCGGCAAACGGCAGGGCGAAGCCGGCGCCATCGTCTTCGGTGGCATCCGTGACGTCGGCCATTCCCGTCGTGTGGAATATCCACTCTGGGCCACCGAGATCACCCCGGTTACGGGCAAATGGCGCATCGAGACGGTGGAAATCAATGGCGATATCCAGATCGCCGGCATTCGCGTCGCGCCCGGCGATATCGTCGTCGCCGATGAGACCGGCGTCTGCTTCATCCCGATTGCGCGCGCGGCCGAGGTGCTGGAGCGGGCGCTGGCGAAGGCTGCCTTCGAGCACGAAAAATGCGGTGCAATCGATGCAGGGACCGCAGTTGCCGACTTGCCGAGCAAAGAGTGACTATAATGGCTAATCTCACCCCCAGACTGCGTGTGGCTATCCTCGACGACTATCAGGATGTCGTTCGTACGCTCGACTGCTTCAGCAAACTTCAAGGCCATGAGGTGACGATTTGGAACGATGCGGTAGCCGACGTGAACATGTTGGCAGAGCGACTTGCCAATGCCGACGTACTCGTGCTGCTGCGCGAGCGGACCAAGGTGGACGAAGTGCTGGTCAGCCGACTGCCGAACCTCAGGCTGATCAGCCAGAATGGCCATGTGCCGCACATCGATCTCGCCGCATGCACGCGGCACGGCGTTCTGGTCTCCTCGGCTCTGACGCAACGGCCTTCATATCCAACGGTGGAGTTCACCTGGGGCCTGATCCTCTCGGCGATGCGCAACATTCCGCTTGAAAGCGCCGCGCTTCGGGAAGGGTCATGGCAGACGACCGTCGGACTCGGACTGCGAGGCCGCACACTCGGAATCTATGGCTTTGGCCGGCTTGGCGCGATGGTGGCGCGGATCGGCGTCGCCTTCGGCATGGAGTTGCTGATCTGGGGGCGCCAGGGGTCTCTGGACCGGGCGCGGCAAGAGGGCCTTCCAGTTGCCGCGAGCAAGCAGGCCCTGTTCGAGCAATCGGACGTGCTCAGCCTGCACCTGCGCCTGAATGCCGAGACTGCCGGCTTGATCGACGCCGACGACCTTGCCCTGATGAAGCCGACGGCCCTGCTGGTGAACACGAGCCGAGCGGAGCTGATCAAGCCTGGGGCGCTGGTCGCAGCCTTGCGCAACGGCCGCCCCGGCAAAGCGGCAGTCGACGTGTTTGAGCACGAACCTTTGACCGACCCGAGCGACCCCTTGCTGATGCTGCCAAACGCCTTGTGCACGCCACATCTCGGCTATGTCGAGCGCGACAACTACGAATATGCCTATGGCAATGCCTTTGACCAGATCGTCGCCTTTGCCCAGGGCGCGCCGATCAACATCCACAATCCGGATGTGCTGAAACAGGAGAATGCGCAATGAACCTTGAGCTGGACGGCAAAGTCGTTTTGATCACGGGCGGCAGCAAAGGCATCGGTCTTGCCTGCGCCCGGGCCTTCGCCAGGGAAGGCGCCCGCGTGGCTATCGTATCGCGCGGCGCCGATAATCTGGCCGCCGCCCGGGCA of Rhizobium sp. NXC24 contains these proteins:
- a CDS encoding aldo/keto reductase, with translation MLTEPDNATTMVLWNGREIPRLGMGCWAIGGPFYAGDVPLGWGDVDDDESIRAIERAVDLGIRFFDTASNYGAGHSEEVLGRAIGNRGDIVIATKFGSATDEKTKQAIGAFADPAFIRQSAETSLRRLRRDRLDLLQFHLNDFPLEASDEVFETLERLKDEGKIDAFGWSTDHPDRAARHLHRAGFVSIQHTMNVFEPASAMIDIIERNGLISINRGPLAMGLLSGKFTPDKTVGEKDVRGASLGWMIYFKEGKIAPEFAARLEAVRDLLTEDGRTLTQGALAWLWARSSRTLPIPGFRTVAQVEENAGALAKGPLQPDVMAKIDKALAGL
- a CDS encoding LysR family transcriptional regulator, with product MPKRFESSNLDLEGTIIIVVNNMRLDLNLLVVIEAIMLERNVTRAAASLSMSQPAVSNALRRARKLTHDQLFLKVADGVQPTSRMLAIWPELHRSLAVIRASIAPEQFDPRSDPTSFRIAVTDSLAEEAVCGIALKLRAMSPYARLAFSFHTNASSLEGIERGTLDCAVGMFPSLPRDIHVQGLRTDHYMCVMRRGHALEGEMDLDQFVAASHVLVTPSGMDLGVIDGWLSLHGRTRTIAVVVNHFVDALRIVAGSDLMTCVPSGFINGHGRSLVSQHGLVVRHLPFEAEKLVYKLVWHERVHTHPAHQWFRSLVAGICGNVGADNAG
- a CDS encoding RraA family protein, translated to MNDAPAGDLLPKLTGKISPDRIRLMRAPRPPHGLIEKFKRIPDATSVVADVMDELGITGAIGASVLKPTLPNASIVGPALTVRNIMQRDHVYETARNHVNRMAEFEAHNLALPGDVVVIDGVAGISNMGGISAQTGKRQGEAGAIVFGGIRDVGHSRRVEYPLWATEITPVTGKWRIETVEINGDIQIAGIRVAPGDIVVADETGVCFIPIARAAEVLERALAKAAFEHEKCGAIDAGTAVADLPSKE
- a CDS encoding D-2-hydroxyacid dehydrogenase family protein gives rise to the protein MANLTPRLRVAILDDYQDVVRTLDCFSKLQGHEVTIWNDAVADVNMLAERLANADVLVLLRERTKVDEVLVSRLPNLRLISQNGHVPHIDLAACTRHGVLVSSALTQRPSYPTVEFTWGLILSAMRNIPLESAALREGSWQTTVGLGLRGRTLGIYGFGRLGAMVARIGVAFGMELLIWGRQGSLDRARQEGLPVAASKQALFEQSDVLSLHLRLNAETAGLIDADDLALMKPTALLVNTSRAELIKPGALVAALRNGRPGKAAVDVFEHEPLTDPSDPLLMLPNALCTPHLGYVERDNYEYAYGNAFDQIVAFAQGAPINIHNPDVLKQENAQ